In Desulfurella sp., the sequence TGCCTATTAAAAATAAATTGCTTTGCTGTGATGCACTATTATAGCTACAGTTGATTGTTCTGGGACAATCAAATGATTTTCTGTTAGTTTAATGTTATATTCTTCGGGTTTAAGTAAACTAAATATCGCGTCATTTAGACTAAGATCAGGACATGATGGGTAACCTGGTGAATACCTTGCGCCCTGATAAGACTTCATTGAAAAGTTTACATCTTCTAAATTTTTTGATTCGTTTTTTGCAATATTCAGCTCTATTCTTATGTGTTTGTGTATAATTTCTGCTAAACTTTCTGTTAATTCTATGCCTAACCCATGTACTAAATGATACTTTTTATATTCGCCATTTTTAAACAAAGATTTTTCAAACTCAGAAAACTTTTTACCAGCAGATACCAAAGAAAAAGCTACAATATCGTTTATATCACTTCTGAAGTAATCCGCTAAACAAAGATATGGTTTATGGTCAACTCTATCAAAATCCATTACAAGTTTTGCAAGTTTTTTAGCTTCTTCGAATTTTAAATTTTGCGTAAATTTGCTTGTTTGCTCATCAAAAATATACAATGAAGCTTTTTTGGTATACTTATTTTGTAATCTAAAAATAGAGTCAGATCTACATGCAAAGTATCCATAAATAATAAATGGCTCAAAAATGTTTTGTTCTATTAATAATTCTTTTAACTTTTCAAAGTTTACCATGATTTCTTCTTTTATTAGTTTATTATATGCCTGTTGTGACATATTTGCTTTTTTGTAACCCCAGGCTCGTATAAACAATGCTTTTTTGTTTATCCAATTAAATGCAAGATTTTGAATATAAGCATAATTTGATTGATTTTTGGAAACAAAAACTTTTTTGCCATAAAATGGCGCTTTTGGTACATCTTCAACTAGAGGTAAAATAATTTCTTTTTGTGGTATTTCTTTAATAATTAGTTTATCTGATACAATTTTTTTCTTTTTATTTTCACCTATTAATTTTTTGTTTTCTATAATTGACAATGCTTTTAAACCATCAAAGGCATCTTTGCAGTAAAATACTTTGCCACTGTAAATTGGTTTGCAAAAGTCTTCAACAAATTTATTATTTAACGCAGCACCACCAAGTAAAACTGGTATTTTTAAGTTGTTTTTTTCAAACTCTTCTATATTGTTTTTCATTTCTATTGTTGATTTTACTAAAAGTCCACTCATGCCGATACAATCTGCATTGTATTTTTTTGCCGCATCAAGAAAACTTTTAGCTTCTATGCGTGTTCCTAAATTTATAACTTTATAGCCGTTATTTGTAAAAATTATATCAACTAAATTTTTACCTACATCGTGTACATCGCCTTTTACAGTGCCCAAAACAATTGTAAGTTGTTTATCTTTTTGCTTTTTATCCATAAATTTATTTAAATAGTCGACACATTTTTTCATACTTTCAGCACTTGCCAATACAAACGGCAATTGCATTTTACCTTCTCCAAATAATTCTCCAACCGTTTTCATAGCTTGTACCAGTAAGTCAATAATTTTATCAGCGCTCATAACCTCCAAAGCTTCATCTGCTGCTTTTAGTAGCTCATTTGTTTGGGCGCTAATTAGAAGCTTTTTTATTTTTTCATCAAGTGGCAGGTTGTCTAAAGTTTCTTTTTCTTCAATTTTTTTATCATTAGAAAAATGTTCAATAAATTTAATTAACGGGTCACCTTCTTGCCAATCGTTAAAGATTAATCTTTCACATATTTGCCTGTCTTCTGGATTTATTAATGGATACGGGATTAGGGATTTTGGGTTGACAATAGCCATTGATAAGCCGTTTTTAACTGCATGATACAAGAATACAGAATTTAAGTATTTTCGCGCCTGGGCATTTAAGCCAAAAGATACATTTGATATTCCCAAAATGGCTCCTACTTCTTTATGGGTGTTTCTTAGTTCGCTTATTGCATCAATTGTGTCTTTTGCGGCGCTTCTGTATTCTTCTTCTGCTGATGCTACGGTAAAAGTCAAAAGGTCAAATACCAAATCGCTCTTTCTTAAGCCATTTTTTAGTGCTCTATCAAGCATCCTGTATGCTATTTCAAGCTTTCTTTGTTTTGTTTTTGCCATACCTTTTTCATCAATGGCTAGCAAAACAAGCGCGCTTCCAAATTTCTTTGCAAGCTCACAAATTTTGTCAAATTTTTCTGTACCATCTTCTAAGTTTGCAGAATTAATAATTGGCCTTCCACCAATAAGCTTTAGAGCTTTTAAAATTGTATTTGGTTGGGTCGAGTCTATCATTAAAGGGATTGATATTTTTTGATTAAAGCGGCTTATAAGTTCTATCATGTCTTTTTCTTCATCACGACCAGCAAAATTTACAGATACGTCCAAAGCTTTGGCACCGCTTAAAGCTTGTTCTTGTGCTATGGATAAAATCGCCTCATAATCTTCTTTTAACAATAAGTCTCTGAATTGTTTTGAACCTGTGGCATTTGTACGCTCTCCAATTAAAAAAGGTGGTGGTTCCTGAAAAAGTGGTTCATACTGGTATAAACTTGCTAATGCTTTTGGTGAAACCCCTTTTGGAGGTTTGGGTTTTAAGTCTTTAATTTTTTCGTGAAGCGCTTTTATATGATTTGGTGTTGTGCCACAGCAGCCGCCAATTATACTTACACCATCAATGTCACAAAATTTAGCTTCAGCTTTTGCAAAGTTTTCTGGATCCATTGGGTAGCATACTTTGCCTGCAATATTTTCTGGCAATCCAGCATTTGAGTGAATAGAAATATAGCCACCCCAATTTTGAGATAGTTTTCTTAAGTGAGTTTCAACTTGAATGGGTCCACTTCCACAATTTAAACCCAGGGTTAATATATCAAATGGTTCAAGTATGGCAGCAAGCGTAGACACATCTGTTCCAATAAGCATGGAACCATTTAATTCAATAGTAGCTGAAATCATTATAGGTATATCTTTTTGTTTGTCTTTTATGGCATCAAAACAACCATTTAACGCAGCTTTAATTTGCAGAGGGTCCTGGAATGTTTCAAGTAAAATTAAATCAACACCCCCATCTATCAAACCACATGCAGCCAAAAAATAGCCATCATACATCGTATCGAAATCAATTTGATTAAGCGAAGCAAGTTTTGTTCCAGGGCCAAGTGAGCCTGCAACAAATTTTTCGCATTTAAGGGTAGATTCAATCTCATCTTTGGCAGATTTAGCGTTTTGTGCTGCCATTTTTGCTATTTCGTAGGTTTTGTCTTGCAAATTGTACTCTTCAAGTACCCATGGAAGTGCGCCAAAACTGTTTGTTTTTGTGATATCAGCACCTGCTTTAAGATAGTCTAAATGAATACCTTTTATAATATCAGGTCTTGTAATATTTAAAATTTCATTGCAACCAACTTTAAAATCCCAGTCAGATTCTTTTAAATTGTATGTTTGAAGCAAAGTCCCCATTGCTCCATCAAGAATTAGAAATCTTTTGCCTAT encodes:
- the metH gene encoding methionine synthase; this translates as MDLSIKDTIGKRFLILDGAMGTLLQTYNLKESDWDFKVGCNEILNITRPDIIKGIHLDYLKAGADITKTNSFGALPWVLEEYNLQDKTYEIAKMAAQNAKSAKDEIESTLKCEKFVAGSLGPGTKLASLNQIDFDTMYDGYFLAACGLIDGGVDLILLETFQDPLQIKAALNGCFDAIKDKQKDIPIMISATIELNGSMLIGTDVSTLAAILEPFDILTLGLNCGSGPIQVETHLRKLSQNWGGYISIHSNAGLPENIAGKVCYPMDPENFAKAEAKFCDIDGVSIIGGCCGTTPNHIKALHEKIKDLKPKPPKGVSPKALASLYQYEPLFQEPPPFLIGERTNATGSKQFRDLLLKEDYEAILSIAQEQALSGAKALDVSVNFAGRDEEKDMIELISRFNQKISIPLMIDSTQPNTILKALKLIGGRPIINSANLEDGTEKFDKICELAKKFGSALVLLAIDEKGMAKTKQRKLEIAYRMLDRALKNGLRKSDLVFDLLTFTVASAEEEYRSAAKDTIDAISELRNTHKEVGAILGISNVSFGLNAQARKYLNSVFLYHAVKNGLSMAIVNPKSLIPYPLINPEDRQICERLIFNDWQEGDPLIKFIEHFSNDKKIEEKETLDNLPLDEKIKKLLISAQTNELLKAADEALEVMSADKIIDLLVQAMKTVGELFGEGKMQLPFVLASAESMKKCVDYLNKFMDKKQKDKQLTIVLGTVKGDVHDVGKNLVDIIFTNNGYKVINLGTRIEAKSFLDAAKKYNADCIGMSGLLVKSTIEMKNNIEEFEKNNLKIPVLLGGAALNNKFVEDFCKPIYSGKVFYCKDAFDGLKALSIIENKKLIGENKKKKIVSDKLIIKEIPQKEIILPLVEDVPKAPFYGKKVFVSKNQSNYAYIQNLAFNWINKKALFIRAWGYKKANMSQQAYNKLIKEEIMVNFEKLKELLIEQNIFEPFIIYGYFACRSDSIFRLQNKYTKKASLYIFDEQTSKFTQNLKFEEAKKLAKLVMDFDRVDHKPYLCLADYFRSDINDIVAFSLVSAGKKFSEFEKSLFKNGEYKKYHLVHGLGIELTESLAEIIHKHIRIELNIAKNESKNLEDVNFSMKSYQGARYSPGYPSCPDLSLNDAIFSLLKPEEYNIKLTENHLIVPEQSTVAIIVHHSKAIYF